A single genomic interval of Rhodanobacteraceae bacterium harbors:
- the thiS gene encoding sulfur carrier protein ThiS: protein MSIRLNGEIKEVPAGISISGLLQLAGYGERRVAIERNGEIVPRSQHLITEVAANDRIEIVQAIGGG, encoded by the coding sequence ATTTCCATCCGTTTGAACGGCGAAATCAAGGAAGTTCCGGCCGGCATCAGCATCAGCGGGCTGCTGCAACTGGCCGGCTATGGCGAGCGTCGGGTGGCCATCGAACGCAACGGCGAGATCGTCCCCCGCAGCCAGCACCTCATTACCGAAGTCGCCGCCAACGACCGCATAGAAATCGTCCAGGCCATAGGAGGAGGGTGA
- a CDS encoding diguanylate cyclase translates to MTTTQGKAVSELPQAERPRILVVDDQPTNIQTLYQILKGDYDVSMATDGSQAISLCQRRPPDLVLLDVVMPGIDGFEVCRRLKADPATRDVPVIFVTARDSTEDETLGLEVGAVDFIGKPVNPPVVRARVRTQIELKRQTDILRSLAFNDGLTGVANRRWFDERLQVEWLRCRRNKLPLSLILLDLDHFKAYNDHYGHQAGDDCLRAAAAAMKARLGRPADLLARYGGEEFVCLLPETPTDGARAKADDLGRAVFELGLPHLDSPTASVVTISRGVASAMPAVESSPAELLQRADEKLYVAKRSGRNRTES, encoded by the coding sequence CTGACAACCACACAGGGGAAAGCCGTGAGTGAGCTGCCGCAGGCCGAGCGCCCGCGCATCCTGGTGGTTGACGATCAACCGACCAACATCCAGACGCTCTATCAGATCCTGAAGGGTGACTACGACGTCTCCATGGCCACCGATGGCTCGCAGGCAATCAGCCTGTGCCAGCGGCGTCCGCCCGATCTGGTATTGCTCGACGTGGTGATGCCGGGCATCGACGGTTTCGAGGTCTGCCGCCGACTCAAGGCCGATCCTGCCACCCGCGATGTACCGGTGATCTTCGTCACTGCCCGCGACAGCACCGAGGACGAAACCCTGGGCCTGGAGGTGGGCGCCGTCGACTTCATCGGCAAGCCGGTCAATCCGCCCGTGGTGCGCGCACGTGTCCGTACCCAGATCGAACTCAAGCGGCAGACCGACATCCTGCGCTCACTGGCTTTCAATGACGGTCTGACCGGCGTCGCCAACCGACGCTGGTTTGACGAGCGCCTGCAGGTCGAATGGCTGCGCTGCCGCCGCAACAAGCTGCCACTGTCGCTGATCCTGCTGGATCTGGACCACTTCAAGGCCTACAACGATCACTACGGCCATCAAGCAGGCGACGATTGTCTGCGCGCCGCGGCAGCAGCGATGAAGGCTCGCCTCGGCAGACCAGCTGATCTGCTCGCCCGATACGGTGGCGAGGAGTTTGTGTGCCTGTTGCCCGAGACACCCACGGACGGGGCTCGCGCCAAGGCCGATGATCTGGGCCGAGCGGTATTCGAGCTGGGCCTGCCGCACCTCGATTCGCCCACGGCCAGCGTGGTCACTATCAGCCGCGGGGTGGCGTCGGCCATGCCCGCCGTGGAAAGCAGTCCGGCGGAACTGTTGCAACGCGCCGACGAGAAGCTGTATGTGGCCAAACGATCTGGTCGCAATCGCACCGAAAGCTGA
- a CDS encoding response regulator, whose product MDKALQPGQSRFSQWLRRIGLAQWSPWPLVAIGLAIIGTGLGLDLRRQYQEAQSLARDRIGSSATLAAQTVGQRLAAASLLLNRLDSSLNANPLDAAAIVSVISGLESDLIAVLLIDADGRVAASSRPEHVGIDLGNQAFLWSARADADVDARLYLTTAPEELSSSGELAARARRSVNGSFNGVIALILAPSYFDALLPLVQPGTAVILRDADGRSVASYPADGVQMTEANAYSARVTVESGLITLDRPWSLEVLRDRESVFADWSRQARFGLLLWLLVAVVACLAGVIATLRRREMKRLRGLHRRLLQGVDEGLAGIDVQARIRFANSAFARHLEQSPGALLGADLRTLLRWPEPGMDPVSAVIAGELPRYEGNCQLGPNAASLRATITPTREDGTVSGALLAFADPISHNATSSARSPADRLYRTLFDLSPDAVLIVDLDSEKPLAFNPAAAQMLGYSQEQFGALRVRDHEAHAAPIDSIRHIARVLAEGRVEFETRYRTSDGGIKEVQVRAQTIEFAGRPALYWIVRDIHEAKRIALELQQSAALMRALVDHLPLPFLVFENDVLSFSNARYDSDFSPAASGISLEDWLASHCTDAAACDDFRSLWQRLETDASAPLQLELSLLAANQQVRVFDLHGARVGTRSLLLLVDLTERRLAEVRLGEARELAERANRARSEFLANMSHEIRTPMTAILGLTYLLQKSEISAVQRDQTQKIDAAARALLAILDDLLDYSKLETGRIAIEQRPFRLTELTAEITALFAPGARSKSLALTTFVDPAIPAILIGDPLRLRQVLMNLVGNALKFTEEGEIEVRMSLLDSDADRIELELCVRDTGIGIEDAQVERIFEPFYQAETSSTRRFGGTGLGLPITQWLITLMGGSLSVDSRPGTGSEFRVRLAFGRSDDALPAAAADRTLTSAPAAVRRPLEGMSVLLVEDHPINRHVAREILIGEGAEVAVAGDGQEAIDQLRERPGAFNAVLMDIQMPQMDGFEATAIIRGTLGLTELPIIAVTANSSAEDRAQSRAAGMNAHLAKPIDVQSLVATLLALARPGSADGPMPGTASPSPAQQVEELPVLALEPALARLAGHRTLYAQMARLFAQEQGESVSRLRAALSQGDRIEAARAAHTLKGVAATLGAEALSALSSQLERALKRGANPEELQRLSDRLADALAQAIVALEQAAEELAPAAEHAIAEEDFDSSAFVQCLDRLVVALVDSNMAALDHFSDLRELATAELLPALRNVEDALGRLDFSTALDACRRVEAALDAMTDNHTGESRE is encoded by the coding sequence ATGGATAAAGCCCTACAGCCCGGGCAATCACGCTTCAGCCAGTGGTTGCGGCGGATTGGTCTGGCCCAATGGTCACCCTGGCCGCTGGTAGCCATCGGCCTGGCCATCATCGGCACCGGGCTCGGTCTGGATCTGCGCCGCCAGTACCAAGAGGCACAATCGCTGGCCCGCGACCGCATCGGCAGCTCGGCCACGCTGGCGGCACAGACCGTCGGCCAACGTCTGGCGGCCGCTTCACTGTTGCTGAACCGCCTGGATTCCTCGCTGAACGCCAATCCTCTCGATGCCGCCGCCATCGTTTCGGTCATCTCCGGACTGGAGTCGGACCTGATCGCAGTCCTGCTGATTGACGCTGACGGGCGAGTCGCCGCCAGCAGTCGCCCGGAGCACGTGGGCATCGATCTAGGCAATCAGGCCTTTCTGTGGTCAGCGCGGGCCGACGCCGATGTCGATGCACGCCTGTACCTCACCACGGCTCCCGAGGAGCTGTCCTCCAGCGGTGAACTGGCGGCACGCGCGCGGCGCTCGGTGAACGGCAGTTTCAACGGCGTGATCGCCCTGATCCTCGCCCCTTCCTATTTCGACGCGCTCCTGCCACTGGTCCAGCCTGGCACTGCAGTGATCCTGCGCGATGCTGACGGTCGGTCAGTGGCGAGCTATCCGGCAGATGGTGTCCAGATGACGGAGGCCAATGCCTACAGCGCCAGAGTCACCGTCGAATCGGGCTTGATCACGCTCGATCGACCGTGGTCGCTGGAAGTATTGCGTGATCGGGAATCGGTGTTCGCCGACTGGAGCCGGCAAGCGCGCTTCGGCTTGCTGCTGTGGCTGCTGGTGGCGGTCGTTGCCTGTCTGGCCGGGGTGATCGCCACGCTGCGGCGCCGGGAAATGAAGCGCCTGCGTGGATTGCACCGCCGACTGCTGCAGGGTGTAGACGAGGGCCTGGCAGGAATCGACGTGCAAGCCCGAATCCGCTTTGCCAACAGCGCCTTCGCACGCCATCTGGAACAAAGTCCCGGCGCCTTGCTGGGTGCCGATCTGCGCACGCTGCTGCGCTGGCCTGAACCGGGCATGGACCCCGTCAGTGCTGTCATTGCTGGAGAACTGCCGCGCTACGAGGGCAACTGCCAGCTCGGGCCGAACGCTGCCAGCCTGCGGGCCACGATCACCCCCACCCGGGAAGACGGCACAGTCTCCGGCGCCCTGCTGGCTTTTGCCGACCCGATCAGTCACAACGCCACCAGCAGTGCCCGCAGTCCGGCAGATCGTTTGTATCGCACCCTGTTCGATCTGTCCCCTGACGCCGTGCTGATCGTCGATCTCGACAGCGAGAAGCCGCTGGCCTTCAATCCAGCCGCAGCACAGATGCTGGGATACAGCCAGGAGCAATTCGGCGCGCTGAGGGTGCGGGACCACGAAGCCCATGCCGCCCCGATCGACTCGATCCGGCATATCGCCCGCGTTCTGGCGGAGGGTCGGGTGGAATTCGAGACCCGCTACCGCACCAGCGATGGCGGCATCAAGGAAGTACAGGTGCGCGCCCAGACCATCGAATTCGCCGGGCGCCCGGCGCTGTACTGGATCGTGCGCGACATCCACGAGGCCAAGCGCATCGCCCTGGAACTGCAGCAGAGCGCTGCCCTGATGCGCGCGCTCGTAGACCATCTGCCCCTGCCATTCCTGGTTTTCGAAAACGATGTGCTGAGCTTCTCCAACGCTCGCTACGACAGCGATTTCTCGCCCGCCGCGTCAGGCATTTCGCTGGAAGACTGGCTGGCCAGTCACTGCACCGATGCCGCCGCCTGTGACGATTTCCGCAGCCTCTGGCAGCGTCTGGAAACCGACGCCAGCGCACCCCTGCAACTGGAACTCAGCCTGCTGGCGGCAAACCAGCAGGTCCGGGTATTCGATCTGCACGGTGCGCGCGTGGGCACGCGCAGCCTGCTGTTGCTGGTGGATCTGACCGAACGTCGTCTGGCCGAAGTGCGCCTGGGCGAAGCGCGCGAACTGGCCGAACGCGCGAACCGTGCGCGCAGCGAATTCCTGGCCAACATGAGCCACGAGATCCGTACGCCGATGACGGCGATCCTGGGTCTGACCTATCTGCTGCAGAAGTCCGAGATCAGTGCCGTCCAGCGCGACCAGACCCAGAAGATCGATGCTGCAGCGCGCGCGCTGCTGGCCATCCTCGACGATCTGCTCGACTACTCGAAGCTGGAGACCGGGCGAATCGCCATCGAGCAACGGCCGTTCCGACTGACCGAACTGACCGCGGAAATCACCGCACTTTTCGCGCCTGGCGCGCGCAGCAAGTCACTGGCGCTGACGACCTTTGTCGATCCGGCGATTCCGGCCATCTTGATCGGCGACCCACTGCGCCTGCGCCAGGTGCTGATGAACCTGGTCGGCAATGCCCTGAAGTTCACCGAGGAGGGCGAGATCGAGGTGCGCATGAGCTTGCTCGACAGCGACGCGGATCGGATCGAGCTGGAACTGTGTGTACGCGACACGGGCATCGGAATCGAGGATGCGCAGGTAGAGAGGATCTTCGAACCTTTCTATCAGGCCGAAACCTCGTCGACGCGCCGCTTCGGCGGCACCGGCCTTGGACTGCCGATCACCCAGTGGCTGATCACCTTGATGGGCGGCAGTCTGAGTGTCGACAGCCGCCCCGGCACCGGCAGCGAATTCCGGGTACGTCTGGCCTTCGGTCGCTCCGACGATGCACTGCCTGCGGCGGCTGCCGACCGCACCCTGACCAGTGCACCCGCGGCTGTTCGGCGTCCCCTGGAGGGCATGTCCGTGCTGCTGGTCGAGGACCATCCCATCAATCGACACGTCGCGCGCGAGATTCTCATCGGGGAGGGCGCCGAGGTTGCGGTGGCCGGCGACGGCCAGGAGGCAATCGACCAGTTGCGGGAGCGACCCGGCGCCTTCAACGCCGTGTTGATGGATATCCAGATGCCACAGATGGATGGTTTCGAAGCCACCGCAATCATCCGCGGCACCCTCGGCTTGACCGAGTTGCCGATCATCGCCGTGACTGCCAACTCCAGTGCTGAAGATCGCGCCCAGAGTCGTGCCGCCGGCATGAACGCGCATCTGGCCAAACCCATCGATGTGCAGTCGCTGGTGGCGACGCTGCTGGCACTGGCCAGACCCGGGTCCGCCGATGGCCCGATGCCGGGCACGGCCAGCCCCAGCCCCGCCCAGCAAGTCGAGGAGCTGCCGGTACTGGCGCTGGAACCGGCGCTCGCGCGCTTGGCCGGACACCGGACGCTGTACGCGCAGATGGCCCGCTTGTTTGCGCAGGAACAGGGAGAATCCGTGAGTCGATTGCGTGCAGCCTTGTCCCAGGGAGACAGGATCGAGGCGGCACGCGCCGCGCATACGCTCAAGGGTGTGGCTGCCACGCTCGGCGCCGAAGCGCTCTCCGCGCTGTCATCGCAGCTCGAGCGGGCACTGAAGCGCGGTGCCAATCCTGAAGAACTGCAGCGGCTGAGCGATCGCCTGGCCGATGCTTTGGCGCAGGCCATCGTCGCCCTGGAGCAGGCCGCCGAAGAACTCGCTCCCGCCGCCGAACATGCGATCGCCGAAGAAGACTTCGACAGCAGTGCCTTTGTGCAGTGCCTGGATCGCCTGGTCGTGGCGCTGGTCGACAGCAACATGGCGGCACTGGACCATTTTTCAGACCTTCGCGAATTGGCCACCGCAGAGCTCCTGCCAGCACTGCGCAATGTCGAAGATGCGCTGGGCCGGCTAGACTTCTCCACTGCACTGGATGCCTGCCGCCGCGTGGAAGCGGCACTCGACGCCATGACTGACAACCACACAGGGGAAAGCCGTGAGTGA
- a CDS encoding diguanylate cyclase has product MSGATPPVSLSRRRLTIGRRLFYTHLLVALLVALSLGVYLHWAAESELRNALNTRLSENATLAAEAMQLSDWSALRSPADTARPEYADLMRRFASITERNRVISRLTLLRRDGPRLTVVADSLGAASGYSPGDSLPGSLRSESPTGGAPVIQGSDFNAIAEVKNSDGNYLLALNIAAEDIAEKLATLRTNAAVSFVIAVALALAMSLWLARSARAVLRRFAGRFKEIAEGKLDKKLAWTGDDEFADLATALNDMSERLDLSQSQREGAVTELKAARDRLEEMVRERSAELEKLNTMLRSEIEARCQLEAALAEAAATDTMSQLLNRRGMLEALEQASEQARRQKSSFIVVIGDVDHFKRINDQNGHTVGDQVLVGLGRRLKSSLQSHDAAGRWGGEEFLMLWPDMSITEAEARANSLRESIANKPVYPGAPPITMSFGVAEFTGLDTLDRCISRADRALYRAKIDGRNRVSVGV; this is encoded by the coding sequence GTGTCAGGGGCCACTCCGCCAGTCAGTCTTTCGCGCCGACGCCTGACCATCGGACGCAGACTGTTCTACACGCACCTGCTGGTGGCCTTGCTGGTGGCCTTGAGCTTGGGTGTGTATCTGCATTGGGCGGCTGAATCGGAGCTGCGCAATGCGCTAAATACGCGCCTGAGCGAGAATGCCACGCTGGCGGCCGAGGCCATGCAGCTCAGCGACTGGAGCGCCTTGCGATCCCCGGCGGACACCGCACGCCCCGAATACGCCGACCTCATGCGGCGCTTTGCCAGCATCACCGAGCGCAACCGGGTCATCAGCCGGCTGACCCTGCTGCGGCGGGACGGCCCGCGGTTGACGGTCGTGGCTGATTCACTCGGCGCCGCATCGGGCTATTCGCCGGGGGATTCGCTGCCCGGAAGCCTGCGTTCCGAGTCGCCGACAGGGGGAGCGCCAGTCATTCAGGGTAGTGACTTCAATGCGATCGCCGAGGTGAAGAACAGCGACGGCAACTATCTGCTCGCACTCAACATCGCTGCCGAGGACATTGCCGAAAAGCTGGCCACCTTGCGCACCAACGCGGCGGTGTCCTTCGTCATCGCCGTCGCCCTGGCGCTGGCGATGAGCCTGTGGCTGGCGCGTTCCGCACGCGCGGTACTGCGGCGCTTCGCCGGACGCTTCAAGGAAATCGCAGAGGGCAAGCTCGACAAGAAGCTGGCCTGGACCGGCGATGACGAATTTGCCGATCTGGCCACGGCACTGAACGACATGTCGGAGCGGCTGGACCTGTCGCAGTCGCAGCGCGAGGGCGCAGTGACTGAACTCAAGGCAGCGCGCGACCGGCTTGAGGAGATGGTGCGCGAACGCAGCGCCGAGCTTGAGAAGCTGAACACCATGCTGCGCTCCGAGATCGAGGCCCGGTGTCAGCTCGAGGCGGCATTGGCCGAGGCAGCAGCCACCGACACCATGTCGCAACTGCTGAATCGACGCGGCATGCTGGAAGCGCTGGAACAGGCCTCGGAGCAGGCCCGGCGTCAGAAGAGCTCTTTCATCGTGGTCATCGGCGACGTCGACCACTTCAAGCGCATCAATGATCAGAACGGACATACCGTCGGCGATCAGGTACTGGTGGGCCTGGGGCGCAGGCTGAAGAGCAGTTTGCAGTCGCACGACGCGGCCGGTCGCTGGGGCGGCGAGGAATTCCTGATGCTGTGGCCGGACATGAGCATCACCGAGGCCGAGGCCCGCGCCAACAGTCTGCGCGAGAGCATCGCCAACAAGCCGGTATATCCGGGGGCTCCGCCGATCACGATGAGCTTCGGGGTGGCCGAATTCACCGGGCTCGACACTCTGGATCGTTGCATCAGCCGGGCCGACAGGGCGCTGTATCGGGCCAAGATCGATGGCAGAAACCGCGTGTCCGTTGGCGTCTGA
- a CDS encoding NupC/NupG family nucleoside CNT transporter — translation MLGQMAFGVLGLAVLIGIAWVFSNNRGAVNWKLVLTGIGLQIGFAVLVLLVPGGKDVFDKLGQGFVKILSFVNEGSNFIFGSLMDTSTYGFIFAFQVLPTIIFFASLMGVLYYLGVMQAVVRVMAMAITKVMKVSGAETTSVCASVFIGQTEAPLTVRPYIAKMTESELLTMMIGGMAHIAGGVLAAYVGMLGGGDPVQSAFYAKHLLAASIMAAPATLVIAKILIPETGQPLTGGTVKMEVEQTASNIIDAAAGGAADGLRLALNIGAMLLAFIALIALLNWPLTWIGEVTGLQAAIGKPTDMALILGYLLAPLAWIIGVPWQDATVVGSLIGQKIVINEFVAYLQLADIIKNGVDGVMLTDQGKLIATYALCGFANFSSIAIQIGGIGGLAPERRSDLARFGLRAVLGGSLATFMTATIAGVLTRFG, via the coding sequence ATGCTGGGTCAGATGGCATTCGGGGTGTTGGGGCTGGCGGTTCTGATAGGGATTGCCTGGGTGTTCTCCAACAACCGTGGCGCAGTGAACTGGAAACTGGTGCTCACCGGGATCGGCCTGCAGATCGGATTCGCGGTACTGGTGCTGCTGGTGCCCGGTGGCAAGGACGTGTTCGACAAGCTGGGTCAGGGCTTTGTCAAGATTCTGAGTTTCGTCAATGAAGGCTCGAATTTCATTTTCGGCAGCCTCATGGACACCTCGACCTACGGATTCATCTTTGCCTTCCAGGTATTGCCCACGATCATCTTCTTCGCATCCTTGATGGGCGTGCTCTATTACCTCGGCGTCATGCAGGCGGTGGTGCGCGTGATGGCCATGGCCATCACCAAGGTCATGAAGGTATCCGGCGCCGAGACCACCTCGGTGTGCGCCAGCGTCTTCATCGGTCAGACCGAGGCTCCGCTGACGGTACGACCCTACATCGCCAAGATGACCGAGTCGGAACTGCTGACGATGATGATCGGCGGCATGGCCCATATTGCCGGTGGCGTGCTGGCAGCCTATGTGGGCATGCTCGGCGGCGGCGACCCGGTGCAGAGTGCCTTCTACGCCAAGCACCTGCTGGCGGCCTCGATCATGGCGGCGCCAGCGACGCTGGTCATCGCCAAGATCCTGATACCCGAGACCGGCCAGCCGCTGACCGGAGGCACGGTCAAGATGGAAGTCGAGCAGACCGCCAGCAACATCATCGACGCCGCCGCCGGTGGCGCCGCCGACGGCCTGCGCCTGGCCCTCAACATCGGTGCCATGCTGCTGGCCTTCATTGCCTTGATTGCACTGCTGAACTGGCCGCTGACCTGGATCGGCGAAGTCACCGGCCTGCAGGCGGCGATCGGCAAACCCACCGACATGGCCCTGATCCTGGGCTATCTGCTGGCGCCGCTGGCCTGGATCATCGGCGTGCCCTGGCAGGATGCCACCGTGGTTGGCAGCCTGATCGGACAGAAGATCGTCATCAATGAATTCGTGGCCTATCTGCAATTGGCCGACATCATCAAGAACGGCGTCGATGGCGTCATGCTGACCGATCAGGGCAAGCTGATCGCCACCTACGCGCTCTGTGGATTCGCCAATTTCTCCTCGATCGCCATCCAGATCGGCGGCATCGGCGGCCTCGCCCCCGAACGCCGCAGCGATCTCGCCCGATTCGGCCTGCGCGCCGTGCTCGGCGGCTCCCTGGCGACCTTCATGACGGCGAC